One part of the Chloroflexota bacterium genome encodes these proteins:
- a CDS encoding SCO1664 family protein, with product MSDETSQAITLEAALDLLDHGEMAVRGLLAGSSNYTFLTGISNEQLETLAVYKPRQGETPLWDFPYGTLFQREMAAFLVSEALGWGLVPPTVVRFGPYGKGAVQIFIVANFEQHYFDFIEAPELYPVLQKIAAFDIVINNADRKGGHTLIDSLGRLWAIDHGVCFHAHPKLRTVIWEFAGQPLPGQLINDLEGLLAQLKPEQELFQALCVLINDGELSALMRRTEDLLDAAIFPDPDLERRSYPWPLI from the coding sequence GTGAGCGACGAGACTTCCCAGGCGATCACACTGGAGGCAGCGTTGGACCTGTTGGACCATGGCGAGATGGCTGTGCGCGGCCTGCTGGCCGGCAGCTCCAACTACACCTTTTTGACCGGCATCAGTAACGAGCAGCTCGAAACACTGGCGGTATACAAGCCGCGACAGGGAGAAACTCCCCTCTGGGATTTTCCCTACGGCACCCTTTTCCAACGGGAGATGGCTGCCTTTCTGGTAAGCGAGGCCCTTGGTTGGGGTCTGGTACCCCCAACAGTGGTGCGGTTTGGACCCTACGGCAAGGGTGCCGTACAGATCTTTATCGTCGCCAACTTTGAACAACACTATTTTGACTTCATCGAGGCGCCGGAGCTTTACCCTGTGCTGCAAAAGATTGCCGCCTTCGATATTGTGATCAACAACGCCGACCGCAAAGGAGGACACACGCTGATCGACTCCCTGGGACGCCTCTGGGCCATCGACCATGGTGTCTGTTTTCATGCGCACCCCAAGTTGCGCACGGTTATCTGGGAGTTTGCCGGGCAGCCTCTTCCAGGCCAGTTGATCAATGACCTGGAAGGCTTGCTGGCGCAGCTGAAGCCAGAGCAAGAACTCTTCCAGGCCTTATGTGTCCTGATCAACGATGGGGAGTTGAGCGCTTTAATGCGACGCACCGAAGACCTGTTGGATGCCGCAATCTTTCCGGACCCCGACCTGGAAAGGCGATCCTATCCCTGGCCCTTGATTTGA
- a CDS encoding tRNA pseudouridine(13) synthase TruD, producing the protein MQTLPFFTPNLPGCGGQLKAQPSHFVVEEIPLYEASGQGAHLYLSITREGWNTKRVADSLAKLYGINGKDVGYAGLKDRHARSTQTFSLPGLAPSDADRIEEKLPFSVNWARCHNNKLKVGHLLGNRFRITVTDMDVPADEALCRAQPIATTLKQRGMPNFFGAQRFGTDGTNAARGREVLLGGGPHKDKWLRKLLISAYQSQLFNSYLTRRLERGLFDHLLLGDVAKKADTGGMFDVEDEEVEQPRYERGEIHFTGPIYGKKMWPAKKVAGELEREILEEAGLTEENWRRARTQGTRRPGRLWLPEISLGTGDSTLELAFFLPKGSYATIVLREFTKNKSAAIIEKRYGKD; encoded by the coding sequence ATGCAGACGCTACCCTTTTTCACACCGAACTTACCTGGCTGCGGCGGACAGTTAAAAGCACAGCCCTCCCACTTCGTCGTTGAGGAGATTCCCCTCTACGAGGCCAGCGGGCAGGGAGCACACCTTTACCTCTCCATCACCCGGGAGGGATGGAACACCAAAAGGGTTGCCGATTCGCTGGCGAAACTTTACGGGATCAACGGGAAGGATGTGGGATATGCCGGTCTCAAGGACCGGCATGCGCGCAGCACCCAAACATTTTCCTTGCCAGGACTGGCTCCTTCCGACGCCGATCGCATCGAGGAGAAGTTGCCATTCAGCGTGAACTGGGCCAGGTGCCACAACAACAAGCTGAAAGTAGGACACCTGCTGGGCAACCGTTTTCGCATCACCGTCACTGACATGGATGTGCCGGCCGATGAGGCGCTATGCCGCGCACAGCCCATCGCAACAACCCTGAAACAGCGGGGGATGCCGAACTTCTTCGGCGCTCAACGGTTTGGCACCGATGGCACCAATGCCGCCAGAGGCAGGGAGGTCTTGCTTGGCGGCGGACCACACAAGGACAAGTGGCTGCGCAAGCTTCTTATCTCTGCCTATCAATCGCAGCTATTCAACAGCTACCTGACGCGGCGCTTGGAACGAGGCCTGTTCGATCATCTCCTGCTGGGTGATGTGGCCAAAAAGGCTGATACCGGTGGTATGTTCGATGTCGAAGATGAAGAGGTGGAACAGCCGAGATATGAAAGAGGTGAGATTCACTTTACCGGACCAATCTATGGGAAAAAGATGTGGCCTGCCAAGAAGGTCGCGGGCGAATTGGAACGGGAAATCCTCGAAGAAGCTGGTTTGACAGAGGAGAATTGGCGCCGTGCCCGCACTCAGGGAACCCGTCGCCCGGGCCGCCTGTGGTTGCCCGAGATATCCCTGGGGACCGGGGACTCGACCCTCGAATTGGCGTTTTTCCTGCCAAAGGGTTCCTACGCCACTATCGTGCTACGGGAATTCACCAAAAATAAGTCGGCGGCCATCATTGAGAAAAGGTATGGCAAGGACTGA